A genomic region of Mus musculus strain C57BL/6J chromosome 7, GRCm38.p6 C57BL/6J contains the following coding sequences:
- the Lins1 gene encoding protein Lines homolog 1 isoform 2 (isoform 2 is encoded by transcript variant 2) has protein sequence MRYILDIKMEIVQEILDQLYRKVLLGTTLEDDVHGYIFYLNPDLSEQDGCPAFPVAQSNASGVLDGMAGQHGPSSHEVATLPGAQECPKRQLQMDRTREMKLLQLTVIDTMLSQVLSDETETHAKEGYRELTEVLLQSVELDSKLMRMLQNSDKLLSHMAAKCLASLLYFQLREKKMLSNSWVTFCQKHLSESSESGEAVRCLWILTAVIKEILKDTHSQRAESLKQLLTPFDITFEVFYNSLFSQHFGDFQSPSNLASSLMCFLELLELLVASRIHLKLHFRSQRMLFLKPHALDILAWPIPAFIKRKLVILVKKCLLCKVGEDLCREPAPSLMSPDHLLDSDMLTLADTLLHAVHVGLWKALAVSGKPSCFGGDEVQPGCRLRTGPDHVTLRAASLITVKSLEIKSQNCTSAAEMKVALQTFMSELLAFLKPHLQPSLQPHNPCEWLSRVFIEQDDDMLEAAKASLSIYLQLTREWDASASLTQEKEAWIRSTHGHGCNPHCVFLFFLKNVAFDSTVLLDFLISSETCFLEYFVKYLKLLQKDWAHFLSICKFFAAVESQCGMLVHDPVPSPARGRSTSLTVPHAPASPVGENTCPWLPWASDASSESQSQVMMPKETLPVPANGPPSRTPQSLVDYDSSEASEEETTSEHLANSKQTSLCQERSEEIQGLPRTWEEQKEHSLEPLLSAESSSPFSAKGRVAADGTVWQVGLFLRTVKCLEELQGAIYRLQEKNLFPYNPAALLKLLKGVEAKCVNV, from the exons ATGAGATACATTTTGGATATCAAAATGGAAATAGTCCAAGAAATTTTGGATCAATTATACAGGAAAGTACTTCTTGGAACCACTCTTGAAGATGACGTCCATGGTTACATCTTCTATCTCAACCCAGATCTCTCAGAACAAGATGGCTGTCCAGCCTTCCCTGTAGCTCAGTCTAATGCCAGTGGTGTGCTTGATGGCATGGCAGGCCAGCATGGGCCATCCTCCCACGAGGTGGCCACCCTTCCTGGAGCACAGGAGTGTCCCAAGAGACAGCTTCAGATGGACAGAACCCGGGAGATGAAGCTCCTTCAGTTAACAGTGATTGACACGATGCTGAGCCAGGTACTGTCTGATGAAACGGAGACCCACGCAAAGGAGGGGTACAGAGAGCTAACTGAAGTCCTTTTGCAGTCTGTTGAACTCGATTCCAAATTG ATGCGCATGCTCCAGAATTCTGACAAGTTGTTGTCCCACATGGCTGCGAAGTGCCTCGCCTCGCTACTGTATTTCCAGCTGAGAGAGAAG AAAATGTTAAGTAATTCCTGGGTCACTTTCTGCCAGAAGCATCTCTCGGAGTCCTCTGAGAGTGGTGAAGCAGTGCGTTGCCTCTGGATCCTTACAGCTGTGATAAAAGAGATCCTTaaagacacacattcacagagaGCAG AAAGTCTAAAGCAGCTCTTGACTCCTTTTGACATTACTTTTGAAGTGTTCTACAATTCCTTATtttcccagcattttggagactTCCAGAGCCCCTCTAACTTAGCCAGCAGCCTGATGTGCTTTCTGGAGCTGCTTGAGCTTCTCGTAGCCTCCAGAATCCACCTGAAACTGCACTTCAGGAGCCAGAGGATGCTATTTTTGAAACCCCATGCTCTAGATATTCTTGCCTGGCCTATTCCAGCTTTTATAAAAAGGAAGTTGGTTATACTCGTCAAAAAGTGCCTTCTCTGTAAAGTGGGCGAAGACCTCTGCCGGGAACCTGCGCCCTCCCTGATGTCACCAGATCACCTTCTGGACAGTGACATGCTCACTTTAGCTGACACACTTCTGCACGCTGTACATGTGGGGTTGTGGAAGGCACTGGCTGTTTCTGGAAAGCCTTCCTGCTTTGGAGGGGATGAAGTTCAACCTGGATGCAGACTCAGGACTGGTCCTGATCACGTGACCCTGAGAGCAGCAAGCTTAATTACAGTGAAGTCCTTAGAAATCAAGTCCCAGAATTGCACCTCagcagctgagatgaaag TTGCCTTGCAGACGTTCATGTCCGAGCTACTGGCCTTCTTAAAGCCTCACCTCCAGCCCTCTCTACAGCCACACAACCCATGCGAGTGGCTGTCCAGGGTCTTCATAGAGCAGGACGATGACATGCTGGAGGCTGCCAAAGCCTCCCTGAGCATCTACCTCCAGCTGACCAG AGAGTGGGATGCTTCGGCAAGTCTGACCCAAGAAAAGGAAGCATGGATCCGCTCCACACATGGACATGGCTGTAACCCTCACTGtgttttcttattcttcttgAAGAATGTAGCATTCGATTCTACTGTTCTTCTCGACTTCTTGATATCCTCAGAGACCTGtttccttgaatattttgttaaatatttaaaactgcTGCAGAAAGACTGGGCCCACTTTCTGTCCATCTGCAAGTTCTTTGCTGCAGTGGAATCACAATGTGGAATGCTTGTTCATGATCCTGTCCCCTCACCTGCCCGTGGCAGAAGCACCAGCCTCACAGTGCCTCATGCTCCGGCTTCTCCAGTTGGAGAGAACACTTGCCCCTGGCTCCCCTGGGCTTCTGATGCCTCCTCCGAATCCCAGAGCCAGGTCATGATGCCCAAGGAAACTCTCCCAGTGCCAGCTAATGGCCCACCTTCCCGGACACCGCAGAGTCTGGTAGATTATGACAGCTCCGAAGCTTCTGAGGAGGAAACCACAAGTGAGCATTTAGCAAACAGCAAACAGACATCTTTATGTCAAGAAAGGTCTGAGGAGATCCAGGGCCTGCCTAGGACATGGGAGGAGCAAAAGGAACATAGCCTGGAGCCTTTGCTCTCTGCAGAGTCCAGTTCTCCCTTCTCTGCCAAGGGTAGAGTTGCTGCAGACGGGACTGTCTGGCAAGTGGGATTGTTTCTTCGTACAGTGAAATGCCTTGAGGAGCTACAGGGAGCAATTTACCGTTTGCAGGAGAAAAATCTCTTTCCATATAACCCAGCGGCACTTCTGAAGTTGTTGAAAGGTGTGGAGGCCAAGTGTGTTAACGTCTGA
- the Lins1 gene encoding protein Lines homolog 1 isoform X3 produces MRYILDIKMEIVQEILDQLYRKVLLGTTLEDDVHGYIFYLNPDLSEQDGCPAFPVAQSNASGVLDGMAGQHGPSSHEVATLPGAQECPKRQLQMDRTREMKLLQLTVIDTMLSQMRMLQNSDKLLSHMAAKCLASLLYFQLREKKMLSNSWVTFCQKHLSESSESGEAVRCLWILTAVIKEILKDTHSQRAESLKQLLTPFDITFEVFYNSLFSQHFGDFQSPSNLASSLMCFLELLELLVASRIHLKLHFRSQRMLFLKPHALDILAWPIPAFIKRKLVILVKKCLLCKVGEDLCREPAPSLMSPDHLLDSDMLTLADTLLHAVHVGLWKALAVSGKPSCFGGDEVQPGCRLRTGPDHVTLRAASLITVKSLEIKSQNCTSAAEMKVALQTFMSELLAFLKPHLQPSLQPHNPCEWLSRVFIEQDDDMLEAAKASLSIYLQLTREWDASASLTQEKEAWIRSTHGHGCNPHCVFLFFLKNVAFDSTVLLDFLISSETCFLEYFVKYLKLLQKDWAHFLSICKFFAAVESQCGMLVHDPVPSPARGRSTSLTVPHAPASPVGENTCPWLPWASDASSESQSQVMMPKETLPVPANGPPSRTPQSLVDYDSSEASEEETTSEHLANSKQTSLCQERSEEIQGLPRTWEEQKEHSLEPLLSAESSSPFSAKGRVAADGTVWQVGLFLRTVKCLEELQGAIYRLQEKNLFPYNPAALLKLLKGVEAKCVNV; encoded by the exons ATGAGATACATTTTGGATATCAAAATGGAAATAGTCCAAGAAATTTTGGATCAATTATACAGGAAAGTACTTCTTGGAACCACTCTTGAAGATGACGTCCATGGTTACATCTTCTATCTCAACCCAGATCTCTCAGAACAAGATGGCTGTCCAGCCTTCCCTGTAGCTCAGTCTAATGCCAGTGGTGTGCTTGATGGCATGGCAGGCCAGCATGGGCCATCCTCCCACGAGGTGGCCACCCTTCCTGGAGCACAGGAGTGTCCCAAGAGACAGCTTCAGATGGACAGAACCCGGGAGATGAAGCTCCTTCAGTTAACAGTGATTGACACGATGCTGAGCCAG ATGCGCATGCTCCAGAATTCTGACAAGTTGTTGTCCCACATGGCTGCGAAGTGCCTCGCCTCGCTACTGTATTTCCAGCTGAGAGAGAAG AAAATGTTAAGTAATTCCTGGGTCACTTTCTGCCAGAAGCATCTCTCGGAGTCCTCTGAGAGTGGTGAAGCAGTGCGTTGCCTCTGGATCCTTACAGCTGTGATAAAAGAGATCCTTaaagacacacattcacagagaGCAG AAAGTCTAAAGCAGCTCTTGACTCCTTTTGACATTACTTTTGAAGTGTTCTACAATTCCTTATtttcccagcattttggagactTCCAGAGCCCCTCTAACTTAGCCAGCAGCCTGATGTGCTTTCTGGAGCTGCTTGAGCTTCTCGTAGCCTCCAGAATCCACCTGAAACTGCACTTCAGGAGCCAGAGGATGCTATTTTTGAAACCCCATGCTCTAGATATTCTTGCCTGGCCTATTCCAGCTTTTATAAAAAGGAAGTTGGTTATACTCGTCAAAAAGTGCCTTCTCTGTAAAGTGGGCGAAGACCTCTGCCGGGAACCTGCGCCCTCCCTGATGTCACCAGATCACCTTCTGGACAGTGACATGCTCACTTTAGCTGACACACTTCTGCACGCTGTACATGTGGGGTTGTGGAAGGCACTGGCTGTTTCTGGAAAGCCTTCCTGCTTTGGAGGGGATGAAGTTCAACCTGGATGCAGACTCAGGACTGGTCCTGATCACGTGACCCTGAGAGCAGCAAGCTTAATTACAGTGAAGTCCTTAGAAATCAAGTCCCAGAATTGCACCTCagcagctgagatgaaag TTGCCTTGCAGACGTTCATGTCCGAGCTACTGGCCTTCTTAAAGCCTCACCTCCAGCCCTCTCTACAGCCACACAACCCATGCGAGTGGCTGTCCAGGGTCTTCATAGAGCAGGACGATGACATGCTGGAGGCTGCCAAAGCCTCCCTGAGCATCTACCTCCAGCTGACCAG AGAGTGGGATGCTTCGGCAAGTCTGACCCAAGAAAAGGAAGCATGGATCCGCTCCACACATGGACATGGCTGTAACCCTCACTGtgttttcttattcttcttgAAGAATGTAGCATTCGATTCTACTGTTCTTCTCGACTTCTTGATATCCTCAGAGACCTGtttccttgaatattttgttaaatatttaaaactgcTGCAGAAAGACTGGGCCCACTTTCTGTCCATCTGCAAGTTCTTTGCTGCAGTGGAATCACAATGTGGAATGCTTGTTCATGATCCTGTCCCCTCACCTGCCCGTGGCAGAAGCACCAGCCTCACAGTGCCTCATGCTCCGGCTTCTCCAGTTGGAGAGAACACTTGCCCCTGGCTCCCCTGGGCTTCTGATGCCTCCTCCGAATCCCAGAGCCAGGTCATGATGCCCAAGGAAACTCTCCCAGTGCCAGCTAATGGCCCACCTTCCCGGACACCGCAGAGTCTGGTAGATTATGACAGCTCCGAAGCTTCTGAGGAGGAAACCACAAGTGAGCATTTAGCAAACAGCAAACAGACATCTTTATGTCAAGAAAGGTCTGAGGAGATCCAGGGCCTGCCTAGGACATGGGAGGAGCAAAAGGAACATAGCCTGGAGCCTTTGCTCTCTGCAGAGTCCAGTTCTCCCTTCTCTGCCAAGGGTAGAGTTGCTGCAGACGGGACTGTCTGGCAAGTGGGATTGTTTCTTCGTACAGTGAAATGCCTTGAGGAGCTACAGGGAGCAATTTACCGTTTGCAGGAGAAAAATCTCTTTCCATATAACCCAGCGGCACTTCTGAAGTTGTTGAAAGGTGTGGAGGCCAAGTGTGTTAACGTCTGA
- the Lins1 gene encoding protein Lines homolog 1 isoform X2, with the protein MRYILDIKMEIVQEILDQLYRKVLLGTTLEDDVHGYIFYLNPDLSEQDGCPAFPVAQSNASGVLDGMAGQHGPSSHEVATLPGAQECPKRQLQMDRTREMKLLQLTVIDTMLSQVLSDETETHAKEGYRELTEVLLQSVELDSKLKMLSNSWVTFCQKHLSESSESGEAVRCLWILTAVIKEILKDTHSQRAESLKQLLTPFDITFEVFYNSLFSQHFGDFQSPSNLASSLMCFLELLELLVASRIHLKLHFRSQRMLFLKPHALDILAWPIPAFIKRKLVILVKKCLLCKVGEDLCREPAPSLMSPDHLLDSDMLTLADTLLHAVHVGLWKALAVSGKPSCFGGDEVQPGCRLRTGPDHVTLRAASLITVKSLEIKSQNCTSAAEMKVALQTFMSELLAFLKPHLQPSLQPHNPCEWLSRVFIEQDDDMLEAAKASLSIYLQLTREWDASASLTQEKEAWIRSTHGHGCNPHCVFLFFLKNVAFDSTVLLDFLISSETCFLEYFVKYLKLLQKDWAHFLSICKFFAAVESQCGMLVHDPVPSPARGRSTSLTVPHAPASPVGENTCPWLPWASDASSESQSQVMMPKETLPVPANGPPSRTPQSLVDYDSSEASEEETTSEHLANSKQTSLCQERSEEIQGLPRTWEEQKEHSLEPLLSAESSSPFSAKGRVAADGTVWQVGLFLRTVKCLEELQGAIYRLQEKNLFPYNPAALLKLLKGVEAKCVNV; encoded by the exons ATGAGATACATTTTGGATATCAAAATGGAAATAGTCCAAGAAATTTTGGATCAATTATACAGGAAAGTACTTCTTGGAACCACTCTTGAAGATGACGTCCATGGTTACATCTTCTATCTCAACCCAGATCTCTCAGAACAAGATGGCTGTCCAGCCTTCCCTGTAGCTCAGTCTAATGCCAGTGGTGTGCTTGATGGCATGGCAGGCCAGCATGGGCCATCCTCCCACGAGGTGGCCACCCTTCCTGGAGCACAGGAGTGTCCCAAGAGACAGCTTCAGATGGACAGAACCCGGGAGATGAAGCTCCTTCAGTTAACAGTGATTGACACGATGCTGAGCCAGGTACTGTCTGATGAAACGGAGACCCACGCAAAGGAGGGGTACAGAGAGCTAACTGAAGTCCTTTTGCAGTCTGTTGAACTCGATTCCAAATTG AAAATGTTAAGTAATTCCTGGGTCACTTTCTGCCAGAAGCATCTCTCGGAGTCCTCTGAGAGTGGTGAAGCAGTGCGTTGCCTCTGGATCCTTACAGCTGTGATAAAAGAGATCCTTaaagacacacattcacagagaGCAG AAAGTCTAAAGCAGCTCTTGACTCCTTTTGACATTACTTTTGAAGTGTTCTACAATTCCTTATtttcccagcattttggagactTCCAGAGCCCCTCTAACTTAGCCAGCAGCCTGATGTGCTTTCTGGAGCTGCTTGAGCTTCTCGTAGCCTCCAGAATCCACCTGAAACTGCACTTCAGGAGCCAGAGGATGCTATTTTTGAAACCCCATGCTCTAGATATTCTTGCCTGGCCTATTCCAGCTTTTATAAAAAGGAAGTTGGTTATACTCGTCAAAAAGTGCCTTCTCTGTAAAGTGGGCGAAGACCTCTGCCGGGAACCTGCGCCCTCCCTGATGTCACCAGATCACCTTCTGGACAGTGACATGCTCACTTTAGCTGACACACTTCTGCACGCTGTACATGTGGGGTTGTGGAAGGCACTGGCTGTTTCTGGAAAGCCTTCCTGCTTTGGAGGGGATGAAGTTCAACCTGGATGCAGACTCAGGACTGGTCCTGATCACGTGACCCTGAGAGCAGCAAGCTTAATTACAGTGAAGTCCTTAGAAATCAAGTCCCAGAATTGCACCTCagcagctgagatgaaag TTGCCTTGCAGACGTTCATGTCCGAGCTACTGGCCTTCTTAAAGCCTCACCTCCAGCCCTCTCTACAGCCACACAACCCATGCGAGTGGCTGTCCAGGGTCTTCATAGAGCAGGACGATGACATGCTGGAGGCTGCCAAAGCCTCCCTGAGCATCTACCTCCAGCTGACCAG AGAGTGGGATGCTTCGGCAAGTCTGACCCAAGAAAAGGAAGCATGGATCCGCTCCACACATGGACATGGCTGTAACCCTCACTGtgttttcttattcttcttgAAGAATGTAGCATTCGATTCTACTGTTCTTCTCGACTTCTTGATATCCTCAGAGACCTGtttccttgaatattttgttaaatatttaaaactgcTGCAGAAAGACTGGGCCCACTTTCTGTCCATCTGCAAGTTCTTTGCTGCAGTGGAATCACAATGTGGAATGCTTGTTCATGATCCTGTCCCCTCACCTGCCCGTGGCAGAAGCACCAGCCTCACAGTGCCTCATGCTCCGGCTTCTCCAGTTGGAGAGAACACTTGCCCCTGGCTCCCCTGGGCTTCTGATGCCTCCTCCGAATCCCAGAGCCAGGTCATGATGCCCAAGGAAACTCTCCCAGTGCCAGCTAATGGCCCACCTTCCCGGACACCGCAGAGTCTGGTAGATTATGACAGCTCCGAAGCTTCTGAGGAGGAAACCACAAGTGAGCATTTAGCAAACAGCAAACAGACATCTTTATGTCAAGAAAGGTCTGAGGAGATCCAGGGCCTGCCTAGGACATGGGAGGAGCAAAAGGAACATAGCCTGGAGCCTTTGCTCTCTGCAGAGTCCAGTTCTCCCTTCTCTGCCAAGGGTAGAGTTGCTGCAGACGGGACTGTCTGGCAAGTGGGATTGTTTCTTCGTACAGTGAAATGCCTTGAGGAGCTACAGGGAGCAATTTACCGTTTGCAGGAGAAAAATCTCTTTCCATATAACCCAGCGGCACTTCTGAAGTTGTTGAAAGGTGTGGAGGCCAAGTGTGTTAACGTCTGA
- the Lins1 gene encoding protein Lines homolog 1 isoform 1 (isoform 1 is encoded by transcript variant 1): MRYILDIKMEIVQEILDQLYRKVLLGTTLEDDVHGYIFYLNPDLSEQDGCPAFPVAQSNASGVLDGMAGQHGPSSHEVATLPGAQECPKRQLQMDRTREMKLLQLTVIDTMLSQVLSDETETHAKEGYRELTEVLLQSVELDSKLMRMLQNSDKLLSHMAAKCLASLLYFQLREKVRSQHKMLSNSWVTFCQKHLSESSESGEAVRCLWILTAVIKEILKDTHSQRAESLKQLLTPFDITFEVFYNSLFSQHFGDFQSPSNLASSLMCFLELLELLVASRIHLKLHFRSQRMLFLKPHALDILAWPIPAFIKRKLVILVKKCLLCKVGEDLCREPAPSLMSPDHLLDSDMLTLADTLLHAVHVGLWKALAVSGKPSCFGGDEVQPGCRLRTGPDHVTLRAASLITVKSLEIKSQNCTSAAEMKVALQTFMSELLAFLKPHLQPSLQPHNPCEWLSRVFIEQDDDMLEAAKASLSIYLQLTREWDASASLTQEKEAWIRSTHGHGCNPHCVFLFFLKNVAFDSTVLLDFLISSETCFLEYFVKYLKLLQKDWAHFLSICKFFAAVESQCGMLVHDPVPSPARGRSTSLTVPHAPASPVGENTCPWLPWASDASSESQSQVMMPKETLPVPANGPPSRTPQSLVDYDSSEASEEETTSEHLANSKQTSLCQERSEEIQGLPRTWEEQKEHSLEPLLSAESSSPFSAKGRVAADGTVWQVGLFLRTVKCLEELQGAIYRLQEKNLFPYNPAALLKLLKGVEAKCVNV, translated from the exons ATGAGATACATTTTGGATATCAAAATGGAAATAGTCCAAGAAATTTTGGATCAATTATACAGGAAAGTACTTCTTGGAACCACTCTTGAAGATGACGTCCATGGTTACATCTTCTATCTCAACCCAGATCTCTCAGAACAAGATGGCTGTCCAGCCTTCCCTGTAGCTCAGTCTAATGCCAGTGGTGTGCTTGATGGCATGGCAGGCCAGCATGGGCCATCCTCCCACGAGGTGGCCACCCTTCCTGGAGCACAGGAGTGTCCCAAGAGACAGCTTCAGATGGACAGAACCCGGGAGATGAAGCTCCTTCAGTTAACAGTGATTGACACGATGCTGAGCCAGGTACTGTCTGATGAAACGGAGACCCACGCAAAGGAGGGGTACAGAGAGCTAACTGAAGTCCTTTTGCAGTCTGTTGAACTCGATTCCAAATTG ATGCGCATGCTCCAGAATTCTGACAAGTTGTTGTCCCACATGGCTGCGAAGTGCCTCGCCTCGCTACTGTATTTCCAGCTGAGAGAGAAGGTCAGAAGCCAGCAC AAAATGTTAAGTAATTCCTGGGTCACTTTCTGCCAGAAGCATCTCTCGGAGTCCTCTGAGAGTGGTGAAGCAGTGCGTTGCCTCTGGATCCTTACAGCTGTGATAAAAGAGATCCTTaaagacacacattcacagagaGCAG AAAGTCTAAAGCAGCTCTTGACTCCTTTTGACATTACTTTTGAAGTGTTCTACAATTCCTTATtttcccagcattttggagactTCCAGAGCCCCTCTAACTTAGCCAGCAGCCTGATGTGCTTTCTGGAGCTGCTTGAGCTTCTCGTAGCCTCCAGAATCCACCTGAAACTGCACTTCAGGAGCCAGAGGATGCTATTTTTGAAACCCCATGCTCTAGATATTCTTGCCTGGCCTATTCCAGCTTTTATAAAAAGGAAGTTGGTTATACTCGTCAAAAAGTGCCTTCTCTGTAAAGTGGGCGAAGACCTCTGCCGGGAACCTGCGCCCTCCCTGATGTCACCAGATCACCTTCTGGACAGTGACATGCTCACTTTAGCTGACACACTTCTGCACGCTGTACATGTGGGGTTGTGGAAGGCACTGGCTGTTTCTGGAAAGCCTTCCTGCTTTGGAGGGGATGAAGTTCAACCTGGATGCAGACTCAGGACTGGTCCTGATCACGTGACCCTGAGAGCAGCAAGCTTAATTACAGTGAAGTCCTTAGAAATCAAGTCCCAGAATTGCACCTCagcagctgagatgaaag TTGCCTTGCAGACGTTCATGTCCGAGCTACTGGCCTTCTTAAAGCCTCACCTCCAGCCCTCTCTACAGCCACACAACCCATGCGAGTGGCTGTCCAGGGTCTTCATAGAGCAGGACGATGACATGCTGGAGGCTGCCAAAGCCTCCCTGAGCATCTACCTCCAGCTGACCAG AGAGTGGGATGCTTCGGCAAGTCTGACCCAAGAAAAGGAAGCATGGATCCGCTCCACACATGGACATGGCTGTAACCCTCACTGtgttttcttattcttcttgAAGAATGTAGCATTCGATTCTACTGTTCTTCTCGACTTCTTGATATCCTCAGAGACCTGtttccttgaatattttgttaaatatttaaaactgcTGCAGAAAGACTGGGCCCACTTTCTGTCCATCTGCAAGTTCTTTGCTGCAGTGGAATCACAATGTGGAATGCTTGTTCATGATCCTGTCCCCTCACCTGCCCGTGGCAGAAGCACCAGCCTCACAGTGCCTCATGCTCCGGCTTCTCCAGTTGGAGAGAACACTTGCCCCTGGCTCCCCTGGGCTTCTGATGCCTCCTCCGAATCCCAGAGCCAGGTCATGATGCCCAAGGAAACTCTCCCAGTGCCAGCTAATGGCCCACCTTCCCGGACACCGCAGAGTCTGGTAGATTATGACAGCTCCGAAGCTTCTGAGGAGGAAACCACAAGTGAGCATTTAGCAAACAGCAAACAGACATCTTTATGTCAAGAAAGGTCTGAGGAGATCCAGGGCCTGCCTAGGACATGGGAGGAGCAAAAGGAACATAGCCTGGAGCCTTTGCTCTCTGCAGAGTCCAGTTCTCCCTTCTCTGCCAAGGGTAGAGTTGCTGCAGACGGGACTGTCTGGCAAGTGGGATTGTTTCTTCGTACAGTGAAATGCCTTGAGGAGCTACAGGGAGCAATTTACCGTTTGCAGGAGAAAAATCTCTTTCCATATAACCCAGCGGCACTTCTGAAGTTGTTGAAAGGTGTGGAGGCCAAGTGTGTTAACGTCTGA